A genome region from Carassius gibelio isolate Cgi1373 ecotype wild population from Czech Republic chromosome A23, carGib1.2-hapl.c, whole genome shotgun sequence includes the following:
- the LOC127944894 gene encoding uncharacterized protein LOC127944894 isoform X2 — protein sequence MVETQQDTSPLRRDCPIGDFIVAQVAQDEEIARSMQKQELKAKQRSRELEPVREYWENERATCDRQRHRLDSEGLHSPFDDFIPDNQLPSQIFVTMQQQAIRYIAKELDPTFQKYSAESEQMNGGLCQNQTSQIGLNSPMEEPTFVPPTKRQSDKLGRVKPKEKKENAKQKENCKQQ from the exons ATGGTAGAG ACTCAGCAAGATACCTCTCCTCTTAGAAGGGACTGTCCTATTGGAGATTTCATAGTAGCACAGGTTGCTCAAGATGAG GAAATTGCACGTTCCATGCAGAAACAGGAGCTTAAGGCTAAACAGAGGTCTCGTGAGCTGGAACCTGTTCGAGAATACTGGGAGAATGAGAGAGCAACATGTGACAGACAG AGGCACAGACTGGATTCCGAAGGTCTTCATTCCCCATTTGATGACTTCATCCCAGACAATCAACTCCCTAGTCAGATTTTTGTGACAAT GCAACAGCAAGCCATCAGATATATTGCTAAAGAGCTGGACCCCACCTTTCAAAAGTATTCAGCTGAATCAGAACAAATGAATGGAG GTTTATGTCAAAATCAAACATCACAAATAGGTTTGAACAGCCCCATGGAAGAACCTACATTTGTGCCCCCCACGAAACGACAGAGTGACAAACTGGGACGAGTAAAGCCCAAGGAGAAAAAGGAAAATGCAAAACAGAAAGAGAACTGCAAGCAACAATGA
- the LOC127944894 gene encoding uncharacterized protein LOC127944894 isoform X1 gives MVETQQDTSPLRRDCPIGDFIVAQVAQDEEIARSMQKQELKAKQRSRELEPVREYWENERATCDRQRHRLDSEGLHSPFDDFIPDNQLPSQIFVTMQQQAIRYIAKELDPTFQKYSAESEQMNGGLIYLHNTTTSNIFMQGININCSFTGLCQNQTSQIGLNSPMEEPTFVPPTKRQSDKLGRVKPKEKKENAKQKENCKQQ, from the exons ATGGTAGAG ACTCAGCAAGATACCTCTCCTCTTAGAAGGGACTGTCCTATTGGAGATTTCATAGTAGCACAGGTTGCTCAAGATGAG GAAATTGCACGTTCCATGCAGAAACAGGAGCTTAAGGCTAAACAGAGGTCTCGTGAGCTGGAACCTGTTCGAGAATACTGGGAGAATGAGAGAGCAACATGTGACAGACAG AGGCACAGACTGGATTCCGAAGGTCTTCATTCCCCATTTGATGACTTCATCCCAGACAATCAACTCCCTAGTCAGATTTTTGTGACAAT GCAACAGCAAGCCATCAGATATATTGCTAAAGAGCTGGACCCCACCTTTCAAAAGTATTCAGCTGAATCAGAACAAATGAATGGAGGTTTGATTTATTTACATAACACAACAACTTCTAATATATTTATGCAaggaataaatataaattgttcatTTACAGGTTTATGTCAAAATCAAACATCACAAATAGGTTTGAACAGCCCCATGGAAGAACCTACATTTGTGCCCCCCACGAAACGACAGAGTGACAAACTGGGACGAGTAAAGCCCAAGGAGAAAAAGGAAAATGCAAAACAGAAAGAGAACTGCAAGCAACAATGA
- the LOC127944893 gene encoding tumor necrosis factor receptor superfamily member 4 isoform X2: MLAATRRLPKFLLIFSLVLNCSIGADTGCDDWTLNGSDVCCKKCKPGNRLVERCGRDPEHLCTPCEPDTYTTSHEYYCLRCTQCIGKQFTLKQCTISSDTVCGCKAGYRCGNDKCSFCVTECKEGEEPTEERSCRKCPEGKFNDKIHSVCKEWTKKENCPDGQTLVKGNVTSDSMCTHLEVFVTEPKLNQKTDLMDKKEPRKWLPVYIAVGMAGFAVLCIIVSVVAYVKAQNKTEKRKTDTPDQGLPPSARQNKGHPFTLPQQKKKKGKRKRTQIISEELTAQQ; this comes from the exons ATGTTGGCTGCTACCCGAAGACTTCCAAAGTTTTTGCTAATATTCAGTTTAGTACTGAACTGCTCTATAGGTGCTGACACTGGCTGCGATGACTGGACTCTTAATGGAAGTGATGTCTGCTGCAAGAAATGCAAGCCAG GGAACCGCTTGGTGGAGAGATGTGGAAGAGACCCAGAACATCTTTGTACCCCCTGTGAACCTGACACTTACACAACCAGTCATGAATACTACTGTTTGAGATGTACCCAGTGCATAG GTAAACAGTTTACGCTTAAACAGTGCACTATCAGCAGCGATACCGTCTGTGGATGCAAGGCCGGATATCGGTGTGGAAATGACAAATGTTCTTTCTGTGTTACGGAATGCAAGGAGGGAGAGGAGCCAACCGAAGAAC GATCTTGCAGAAAATGTCCAGAGGGAAAATTCAACGATAAGATCCACAGTGTGTGCAAAGAatggacaaaaaaagaaaa TTGTCCTGATGGACAGACTTTGGTCAAAGGAAATGTTACCAGCGACAGTATGTGCACACATTTAGAAG TTTTTGTTACAGAACCTAAACTTAACCAAAAAACTGATTTGATGGATAAAAAAG AACCAAGAAAATGGCTTCCAGTTTACATTGCTGTAGGGATGGCAGGGTTTGCTGTCCTTTGTATCATAGTATCAGTGGTTGCATATGTAAaggcacaaaacaaaacagagaagCGAAAAACAGATACCCCTGACCAAG ggttgccaccttcagcGAGGCAAAATAAGGGACACCCATTCACCCttccccaacaaaaaaaaaaaaaaggaaaaagaaaaaggacCCAAATAATAAGTGAGGAACTCACAGCTCAACAATAA
- the LOC127944893 gene encoding tumor necrosis factor receptor superfamily member 9 isoform X1, whose product MLAATRRLPKFLLIFSLVLNCSIGADTGCDDWTLNGSDVCCKKCKPGNRLVERCGRDPEHLCTPCEPDTYTTSHEYYCLRCTQCIGKQFTLKQCTISSDTVCGCKAGYRCGNDKCSFCVTECKEGEEPTEERSCRKCPEGKFNDKIHSVCKEWTKKENCPDGQTLVKGNVTSDSMCTHLEVFVTEPKLNQKTDLMDKKEPRKWLPVYIAVGMAGFAVLCIIVSVVAYVKAQNKTEKRKTDTPDQDPSESRIMVVEQEDCSFRHPEQEQGGSSESINTQDSESKLIV is encoded by the exons ATGTTGGCTGCTACCCGAAGACTTCCAAAGTTTTTGCTAATATTCAGTTTAGTACTGAACTGCTCTATAGGTGCTGACACTGGCTGCGATGACTGGACTCTTAATGGAAGTGATGTCTGCTGCAAGAAATGCAAGCCAG GGAACCGCTTGGTGGAGAGATGTGGAAGAGACCCAGAACATCTTTGTACCCCCTGTGAACCTGACACTTACACAACCAGTCATGAATACTACTGTTTGAGATGTACCCAGTGCATAG GTAAACAGTTTACGCTTAAACAGTGCACTATCAGCAGCGATACCGTCTGTGGATGCAAGGCCGGATATCGGTGTGGAAATGACAAATGTTCTTTCTGTGTTACGGAATGCAAGGAGGGAGAGGAGCCAACCGAAGAAC GATCTTGCAGAAAATGTCCAGAGGGAAAATTCAACGATAAGATCCACAGTGTGTGCAAAGAatggacaaaaaaagaaaa TTGTCCTGATGGACAGACTTTGGTCAAAGGAAATGTTACCAGCGACAGTATGTGCACACATTTAGAAG TTTTTGTTACAGAACCTAAACTTAACCAAAAAACTGATTTGATGGATAAAAAAG AACCAAGAAAATGGCTTCCAGTTTACATTGCTGTAGGGATGGCAGGGTTTGCTGTCCTTTGTATCATAGTATCAGTGGTTGCATATGTAAaggcacaaaacaaaacagagaagCGAAAAACAGATACCCCTGACCAAG ACCCCTCAGAGTCCAGGATAATGGTTGTTGAGCAAGAAGACTGTAGTTTCCGTCATCCTGAGCAGGAACAGGGTGGCAGCTCAGAGTCCATCAATACGCAAGACTCAGAGTCTAAACTCATAGTGTGA